A region of Poecile atricapillus isolate bPoeAtr1 chromosome 24, bPoeAtr1.hap1, whole genome shotgun sequence DNA encodes the following proteins:
- the LOC131587916 gene encoding gap junction beta-3 protein-like, with protein sequence MDWKTLQALLSGVNKYSTAFSRIWLSVVFVFRVLVYVVAAEKVWGDEQKDFDCNTRQPGCTNVCYDHFFPISHIRLWALQLIFVTCPSLLVIMHVAYREDRERKNREKNGENCPKLYSNTGKKHGGLWWTYLFSLFFKLVVEILFLYLLHKMWDSFDLPRLVKCSNVDPCPNTVDCYIARPTEKRVFTYFMVGASSICIVLTVCEIFYLIFKRVVRRARKWRKSTKHSISYSKASTYHCHVKSEEKDNKSQPRGEEL encoded by the exons ATGGATTGGAAAACACTGCAGGCACTGCTCAGCGGGGTCAACAAGTACTCCACAGCCTTCAGCCGCATCTGGCTCTCTGTGGTCTTTGTCTTCCGTGTGCTGGTCTATGTGGTGGCAGCCGAGAAGGTCTGGGGCGACGAGCAGAAGGACTTTGATTGCAACACGCGGCAGCCGGGCTGCACCAACGTGTGTTATGACCATTTCTTCCCCATCTCCCACATCCGCCTCTGGGCCCTGCAACTCATCTTTGTCACTTGTCCTTCCCTCCTGGTCATCATGCACGTGGCCTACCGGGAGGACCGCGAGAGGAAGAACCGGGAGAAGAATGGAGAGAATTGCCCCAAGCTCTACAGCAACACGGGCAAGAAGCATGGCGGGCTGTGGTGGACCTACCTGTTCAGCCTCTTCTTTAAGCTTGTTGTAGAGATCCTGTTCCTCTACCTCCTCCACAAGATGTGGGACAGCTTCGATTTGCCACGGCTGGTCAAGTGCTCCAATGTGGATCCCTGTCCCAACACCGTGGACTGCTACATCGCTCGACCAACCGAGAAAAGGGTTTTCACCTATTTTATGGTTGGAGCCTCCTCCATCTGCATTGTCCTCACTGTCTGTGAGATCTTCTACCTCATCTTCAAGCGAGTCGTCCGGAGGGCAAGGAAGTGGAGGAAATCCACCAAGCACTCCATCAGCTACAGCAAGGCCTCCACCTACCACTGCCACGTCAAGTCAGAGGAGAAGGACAACAAGTCCCAGCCTAG AGGAGAAGAGCTGTGA